In the genome of Arachis stenosperma cultivar V10309 chromosome 2, arast.V10309.gnm1.PFL2, whole genome shotgun sequence, the window GTACACCAGATTTTACCGGGCCTTGAGTGTCCCTCCACCTCGGTAAATTGGTAGTATCAGAACGTATCACCGATACATCATAAGAATCGCACCATCCAGTAGTTTCTACTTCGACCTTGAATAGAAACTCCTTATCAAGGAAAAAACTCATTAAAACCAGTAGGATCTTTGCTTGCTTTCCCTTTTTCctacaccaaaaattttacatTTATATCGTTCTAAATAAACAAACATATCTTATTGACAATCATGATGTGTTCAACAAAAATTGGTTTCACGTACATTCAACTCTTTCACCATCTCAGTACAGGTTCGTCCGAATAGTGCTGCGACCTCCTTATCGAACACAACAAAGTTCGTTGTACCAGTACCATCAAAAACCAACAAATTCAACTTAtacctattttttttttttaaattcaaaaacatCAATTAACACCTGGCCTATCACCCTTTAGTTacaacaaaatcataaaaatgatattcaacataatttagatgctcaaacacaattttttttagatttatcaGTTTTCTAGATTTTAGCCTAGCAAAGGAGACTTTGGTATAAAAGTGTTGTAGGTACATGAATTTTTTTCTGTGCACTCTATCTTTGTTTGCCAGCTTTTTTTTTGTGGCTAAACCAGATTTCTATCAACCAAAgcagtttttgtttttaataaatattactATTAAGCCAGATATTGctaaatcattaaaaatcaacATAATCAATTAGTTAACTATATTGCATTTTTATGAAAAGATTGCACAAATAAATCTAATTAGAGTAATACCTGTCAACCACATTATTCACATCCCTATTACAGCCATCGCAGAAGTATTCATCCGCATTAGCTTCTGCCTTCACGCTGCAAACACATGATTTATACCACCAACTTGGAACGGGTTCAACATCAAGAACAGTGGCCCGAACAACATAGAATCCAACCTATATAGGAACAGTTtgaaagttttttaaaaaaaattaaccaaacGAAAAAAAGTAGTTTTATGTAAAGCACTCACATCCGCTGCAGCACGTAACTCCTTTATTGTCTTCCTCCCAATGGAATATAAAATTTCATCTTCATCAAGATATGCTGGTTTGCCAGAAACTACAGACAGGTACTGCGAGATCTCTCTATAGTACACACTACTTATCAATCACGATGCCACAAAAATACAGTCAATATGCACAACCATAAATAATTCACAATATTATTACAATACCTTTTTCGAAGCATCAAAGCCTCAGGAATATCTGGATTTATCAAGAGTCTAGTACCATACATAATGTTCTGCACAATATTGGTACCTATATATAACAATCATTGTTTAAATGAGTTGTACAATTATACATGACAGAAGAATTATCGAATGGAAGGTAACCAAAAGTGTActtagatttaaaaaaataactataaccTACCGTGaacctaattaattattaaaactttttattttagcaatgacatataaaaaaaatattcaatgcaaatataaaataataaaaagtattatataataacagaaatatagtttaaaattatatattgattaattaattcTCGAGTAATTCAACATAGGATTTACAATCAACGAAGAAAAAAAAACTGCTGATACCTCGTTTATccaattttaataataatagtttGTATCACTTCAACCaattaaattttagaaattaaaaacaaaaaagagaatttccaatgatatttaaaaaaatctctACTTATCTCAACAGTTTTTACTATATGAAAATATTGATGGCATAACCTTCCTTCTATTGACAACCTTTCATGAGCCACCCATTTTGCATCTCAATAATTAATAGAAATAGTTACAATAAGAATATAATCATTTGATAGTAATCAAATACTCACGTACCTCCAGTATTTTTTACTCTTGCAAATTGAAGAATAACTATTGGCAGTTGTTGATCGCCCGATGCTAGAAAATTCTTGATCCGGTCCACCATCTCTCCAAGAACAACAATATTAAGCTGTAAACTGTATAGGAATGCAAattatttagaaaataaaagattacttatttaaatatattaagtGGTGAGTAAGGATTGTTGGAAAAAACGCACCCGTCATTCTCAATACGAATGACCATCATGTTAATAAGTTTGCCATCGTTCATGTATTTTCTCTCACCCTCTACGCCGGCCATAACTCCAGCAACGTCttaaataaatatcaaataGAAAAATGTGCCCAAATCACACCTTTTAGTGATATTTtgtcataatgaaaaaaatcaaCTTGTGTACTTGCCATAAATTATACACTTACCAACCAAAAAAGGATGATGAGGAGAGTATCCCATAATTTCCCTAAAAGGGACCAACTTAATACCATATAATGGTATTGCATCACAGAAAGAGGGTAAGACAGTAGTTCTATCTTGAAAAAATAACCGAAATTGATGCGATGTTGTGCGATACAACCCACAGTTGTTGTTAACTCCAAAGTATGTAAAAACATACACAGTTCCTTCCGATATCAATGACTCGAACACAGATATCAGATCCTCACCTACAGAAGCATGCATAGTTGTTCCCTATTTTATTCACTTTCTACACCCAGTACCAATAAACTCCAactaaataaacaaacaaaatttatataaaaattttctttcaatattTATAactgaataaattaaaaatatgatttaaatCTAGAATATTAAGTATTAAACATTAATAACAGATTTATATGCAACCAAAGGAAGAATATACACATAATGGATTCAaatgtttaatactttaatatATACTATCGttatattttaaacatatatttaactatatattgaaaataattagaatatttaattttaactgTATATCTAATTAGAACATTTTAAAAAGTTTGC includes:
- the LOC130963477 gene encoding uncharacterized protein LOC130963477, which codes for MHASVGEDLISVFESLISEGTVYVFTYFGVNNNCGLYRTTSHQFRLFFQDRTTVLPSFCDAIPLYGIKLVPFREIMGYSPHHPFLVDVAGVMAGVEGERKYMNDGKLINMMVIRIENDGLQLNIVVLGEMVDRIKNFLASGDQQLPIVILQFARVKNTGGTNIVQNIMYGTRLLINPDIPEALMLRKSVYYREISQYLSVVSGKPAYLDEDEILYSIGRKTIKELRAAADVGFYVVRATVLDVEPVPSWWYKSCVCSVKAEANADEYFCDGCNRDVNNVVDRYYSN